The Apium graveolens cultivar Ventura chromosome 3, ASM990537v1, whole genome shotgun sequence sequence CAAAGAAATCAATCAATCTTGTACTGTATACTTATAAAACGACTAAATTAGAGCAGGTGAAGCAAAATAGCATATAAACTATAAAGTATACTGATGTATGTTCTATATAAGCAATTTTTTTAAGGTTTCATAAGGTTGCATTATACTACAGAATATAAAATCTCACATCACTTGAGTCATACAAGGAAAAAATTGATAATCACAGTAATGCATGTGCCATAATAACAAAATACCCTTTCCTACTAGGGTTCAGATACAGACACAAAACAGATTTGGAAAACATAAAACTAAAACGATATTGTTTCGGCTAATAAAAAGCACCTTATAATGATCAAGCAGTATTTACTCCTTAGAAATAAGAATTAGAAGTCAAGAGAAGAAAATGCCAGAAAGAAGAATTCAGAGCAATAACTATGACATGACCACAATGAGGTAAATCAAGGCAGGTATAAAAAAAAACCTTTCGAACAACTACATAGTCTCCATATGACAAGGTCAATTCTACATCAGACTCAGCCCGATATGGATGAATGACCTGCATCAAGATGATAAAAACAGATACTTGAGCTAAATAGGCAGAGAAGTTATAAAAAAGTAACTgctcaaaatttttaaaaaaactaaaataaaataacacTTACCTCTCCAAAGAAGTATTCCATGCTATCTGCTGACGGAGGATCTGTTTGATGAGAAAACACAGCACTTAGTCCATCATAAGATGGAGAAGGTCTAGAGTTAGCTGCTGCACGACGATTATCATCGACTCTTTTACGTTCGGATAAGATCTATTAATAAGCAAATAGTGTCAATCCCACTGTATACAGTTTCTAAAAAATTGTTGACATGGTATACTCCATATACTTTAAACTAGGTGGTGCTAATATTTAATTATAAGCCTCGCTTGAGAAGCTTTTAATCGGTTTGACATATTTCTTTCAGAATCTCTTTTCTAGGTCAATCAACGAAGAATTTGCAATGCTAGGAGAATGGAAATGCTAATACTTAATAATGTTCTATTTTCATGCTAAATCCATGCTTAATAATGTTAGTCCTTGGATTCCATACCTCAATCTCTAGCTGGTCAAGTATACTTGAAACTTTTTTATGATAACTGCGCTCTGCCTCAACCTTCATGCAAAACAAAATGTTGAATGTCTCCTAAATCAATCTCGAAGATAAAAGTGTTGGGGTGAAAAGATCTTTAAGTCACAGAAAAGATAAAGCAGAAGGAACTACCATAGTTATTATTCTCTGGAGTGTTAACTTCTGTTGTTGACATTCCACATCAGACATTGCCGCAGCCGCATCTTTACCCAATATAACCATATTTGATTTTAACTCTTGCAGCTTTGCTTCAGCAGCTTCTAACTTAAGTGCACTTTCAGGATTGCCATCTGATTCCCTTGATTTTGCATGGCGTCTGGATACTTCAATTGCCTGATCAGATTATGTGGAATGCACATAGAAGCTTGTAAAATAGTGAAATGTGGAGAAGAACTTCAAGATAATGTACTTGTGAAAATGATAAGAAACAATGTTAAAAACACACTGACAAATCCATTGCAGTGGGAAAACAAGCATCGTACCTGAGCTTCAGTTTCCTGTCTCAACTTATCATATCTTTGAGCAAGATGCCGAGCATTCTCCAAAGGAGCTCCTGTCACCATAGCTCTTAACGGCTCCGCGACCTATGGATAAAGAGATAAATAATAACACAAGATacacaaatttctttactgatTGCACAACAAAAAACCATAAAAGTAGTATGTCCAACTCGAACAGTGTCAGCGTAAATACATAcacgtgtgtgtgtgtgtgtttgtgatgAAAGCAAGCAGACCTGTGTACCAAGAACTTTCAGTAATTCTGCACGTTCTTTTTCTATTTGGCCACGAGCTTTGCTATAATTCAATGCAGCTCTGGATAATGTACAGCTGCTGGTACATGTATTTTCAGCACCGTATTTCCTGCTGCTTTCTGTCAACTTGTTATCTGTATAAAAATTGCCATCCTATAAACAAAAAAAATGTAGAATGCAAAAGAAACTGATGAAAAACAAAGTACCTATTTCCAGTTGCTTAGATCCTGTAACAATATAACCTTCCACACCTCGAATGATGTCTCTTTGCAAATGCTGATAATAAGGAATTAAGGAATGCGCAACTCAATATAATGAACAGCATTAACAGGAGACATGCAAATAAACAAGAGAAAATTGGGAGACCTTTCCCGCACGGGTAGATATGTACAGCTTTTCAAGCTTTTGATGTTGTTGTAATTCTACTTCACTGGGTACAATACTATCGGAATCTCCCATTCCAGAAGCGAACTGCTTAAGAACAGCCTGACATAGTGATAATACTAGGAATTAGTACTAGACTACTAGTCCTATGTGTCAGCAAtcaattattttatatgtgcacATTTTGTGATACTCTCATTGCCATTCCCCTGTAATTTCTCAGCTTATATATTCAAGCATGCTGAGAAGTCGTGTATTGTATTACTAAAAGCTGATTTGTGCTTAGGACTAGCATAATTCCAAGAGCAATTAAAAAGTATATACACTGTCTGTTGCGCATGAAAAAACTGGTTTTTGTACATACTCCAATACCCGAAATCTTTTAGTCACTAATGACATCACATCACAATGTATCATATCAAGATAAACTGTGTCGATATTACAACTATCTGAGAGTGGACTCCCTCTGTTTATACTAGAAATGCCAAATGAGGATGACATTGTCAAAAATACATCTGCTTTAAAGTTGCATTCTGAAGCATTTTTCAAATACCAGAGTTCGGTTTCTTCCTACGAATTAGCGAGTCGGGCTGCCCTTCTTCCGCTCCCCGCTTTGTTGTTCAGTGGGAACAAGTAAAGCCCCTCAAAAGAGAGCGGTGATCAGCAAGCAGCTTCTTGTAGTCTTAGCCTATCTTACTAATGACAGAGAAAGGGGTTCCTAAAAAGTTTCTAGGGCATGGGATTGTCGAAAAACAACAATGAGGTAATCTGCGTCTTGAATATAAATATGAAAACATTAACCAATTGGGTTATGATTACAAAACTTGCAAGTATTTAAAATAGATATAGAATAAAAATTACTTAAACCCTAGACAACCTATCAATGGCAATGAGAGATACTGTAATGGCATAATGCACACATACTTAAGTTTATAAAGATGCAGAACCAgttaactaaaataaaattaaaagatGAAGAAGcttgaattaaaaaaaatagaaagaaATGTAATAAAATGTAAAAGCCTTTGATAGCTTAAAAAGGGCAAGAGGAGAGGGAGGACCTGTTGTTGCTTAGCAACTTGCTCACGGAGCTTAGAGGCTTGCTTTCTTATTGCTTccatcctctctctctctctctctcgagcGGAGGCCGATGGCGGTGGGGTTTTTCTTTCAAATCACTCCCCgctttttgaatttttttaaataatttatataaattatttgttgaaaaaagcattttttttataaaagcaaaattttaataatattgaTAAAATCTTGAATATCAAATACTACTCCCCTTGTTACATTGTATATAGTTTTTTTGAATATTCGACACACGTTTTTAAGGTGAATAGAAAACACATTTTCataattcaattttaaattttttttttttgtatattaaactctaaatatcaaaattttatttaaaagaaaaaataaattcaaataaTTTATGCAAATATGTTATAAAGCCCCAATATATATTTCCTAGGGCATACTGCTAGATGTATTAAATTGTTACCAAAATATGTCATGTTGATGccttaataatttaaaataattttattaataaaatttatatgaATCAAGAGTTCCACTATTATTGTATGGTAAGCAATATAAGCATTACACGTAACATTTAAGATTCATTTTCGATGTCAATTTGATATATTTAGCATTTTCAATTAATAATACTATTATGGGTATTTATAGTTAGGGAtaacaaaaaaatcagaaaaatttgATATTGGTCTGAATTATATATAATCATACCCGGAATAAAAAGGATATTGAAAAGATAAATAGATATTTTAGTTtacttttaaaatataaaaaatatgttaaaaagataaatataaattatgtttaaataaaaaaaatataatgaGTAATTTGTGAGCTAAATTTGAAATGTGTAAAATACTAGTACTAGTATAGTAATAAAAGTCGCGAGTTGAATTTCTGTGCATATTACATTCAAGCTAATATTGAATTGCATTTGACCCGTGAGGCTTTGCATTTACCACGTACAGGGATCttaataataatttacgtttACTACACTGAGCAAATTTTTAATGTATTTAGTAGCATCATCCTAAAACTTTTGACAGTTTTACTGTTTTCTCCAAAACTTTTATTTTTAACAGTTTTGATAAAGAATATGTAAACACTGTATTCTACAAATTATCTATTTAACCGATTAATACTCTACAAGGTATCCGAttgatttgatttttaaaatCCGATTAATCTTTATAACTTTTCATTTAtcgaaatatatatataataatttattataattaaaataCTATATTCATTTAAATCTGAATAATTGCATAttttttgatttaataaataaatatcttataataaataaataatataatcattataatatattaaataatatattgTGCAATacatgcatgtacaataacaTAACTAAATCatattgacagccctaagattaagttgtttgataatcaattttgtattttgtattgtatttcttgagtctgtaaaatggttagaagatcAGACTtgaggatttttctgtgaacagattcaatctaaggaataaactctggaagaataTCAAGGCATGATCATGCTTcggagaaaagtgtagaagcttaAAATTGAATAAAgctgttttatgaaaaatattccaagtcaagatatcgacaagtcaccgatcaagttatatcgagaagtcaatcGAGAAgttcagaatgacttatcgagaagtccaaaatgacttatagagaagtctcagagatatcgacaagtcaaatgaagatgtagggaacttgagatatcgataagtagagaactggagatatcgacaagtagagaactggagatatcgacaagtcatttctgtatATAGAAAatttagagatatcgacaattcaaatgaagatgtgaagaattgaagatatcgacaagtcaatctctcatacagagatctcagagatatcgataagtcaaaatatgtatatagagatatcagagatatcgacaaatcatttctacatgtagagatctcaaacatatcgacaagtcatttcgcATGTAAGGATCTAGAGACCTTGACAAGTCAAGTAttctatagagaactcagagatctcgataagtcattatacttatcgggatgtcacttctctatagaacaaactggagatctcgacatacttctcaaGTATAAAATGCAggcaagttcaagattcaagattatcagtcaacaaacgatttattcactagattgaaaagtctacaaagtagctggaagaatacaagatcaagggccaagattaactggacaaagggtggtcacagacatgcaagattctgcacagatttgctaagctagaaattGAAATAGAAAAAGATTGCTTTAGAAAATTGTTTAGTACATTTTAATGCATGTCTTGTAAACCCGTGATGCTACTTTTTAAAGCATGCATGGGTCCTTAGTTCACAAGTAACAAAACAACTTtaaattttcttgtattctctcaagatagaaaccgaattcttattttcttaagaacacagaatttgtagaaagaaaaaattaattaatacaaattaagtgagttttgaaaatattgtgcttgttgattatttctgtaaacacaatatctctacaataTCTTAACTGTTTTGTTCACCTATAATCCAAACAAGTTTAAAAACactaaaaatccaagaaacacatccccccccctctgtgttgcattcaatatctaacataatattttaaaattaaaatactttcGATTTTTATTTCGGTTAATTCTAAATCGGCAGCTCAACCGATTAGGTCTAATTCTCGATTTTTACAATACTGATTTAAGCTCgttttcatttttaaaatttttgattaCATCATTTTTTAATCATGAAGTTATTTGAAATTTATTTCAAGATTTCCTTTTTATATTTTATGCGCTTAAAATAATATTTCAGGAGGATTATAACATGATATCTAGAGAAACATAACTTATATCTAATATAACTAAATTTCGAAATTGTTGGGTTTAAACCCAATATGTGGTATGAGGTTGGTGATACAAGGCATAACtggattgggtaataattatatatgttgacaattattatcataatgggactgggtaataattgtatgggtataCAATTACTATTATAATCAGATTatgtatgtcttgttggctaagtttgtgatgactatatatacatagtcgtgttattattttgatgtatgcttaagaGATGTAGTCTTCTTAGGTATCGTGCGGGAAATGCTTGAGCATTGGTTGACTCAAGTATCAATTTGGGACACCGTTGATGTGttatgtattgatgtattattcataattgttttaattaataatacaagttcGGCGTGGGTTTTCCGCGTGATATATGTTATGTGTGTCCTCCGTATTGGTATAATTGAATCtcgaatatgtgtgtgtgtttcctcctaacaagtggtatcagagctcgGTTGAAGGTTCGTGGTGAATTGTGTTGGAGGAAAGGTCGAGTTTCAATTGATATGATGGAGTATGATGATGGATTTAATTGCAGGAGGAAGAGACAAAGTTACGTGCAATTTGACGGTTGACTTGCACCGTGGATCAATTCGTTCGAACTCGAGGTGGAAAATGGACGGGATCATTACAATAGTTTCAATGGTTTGATAATTGATCAACCAGGTGAGGATTTTGGTTGATGCACATAATTTTGTGGATGGATATGTTATTATGATGAAGAACGATAGTTTGGAGGTATTGGAGATTATTATACTGGTTTTAATGATTCTCAAAGGTTGGAAGAATGATATGAAGGAATTCTTGTTTGAGGAGAAGCATTGACGAACGAGCGTTGATGTTTTGTTGATTACCATTTAACCTGATCTGGAGTATTTGGTTGAAGGGGATGCTTGTTGGGTTTAAACCCAATATGTGTATGGGGTTGGTGATACAAGACATAattggtgtaacacccccagatccggggtcggggatccgggttgtcacggtctttctttccacaatatcacttcacttaattaataataaataacctcatgctgtgaccccaccctaacacacaccacaacccgttatagtctcagagatgaaattgaaataagtacaagtctttgaatccacaatttaaaagttattataacccaaaatgattacttgataaatttacagttaattgccattatctgccacaagttataattatacataattgattctcaaaagtagatggtctgatctacaatagatctacctctgcagctatagcagctacaacatcaacgggaagacgcgggacgcttcccacgcgcttgcgctgggtctgctggagtctggccatctttcctaactgttgttgtgtgatgaagaaataaagcaagggtgagcagcaagcccaccaaaataatatgtataatgatttacaatatatgagcctactcataatactcatgaaagtcttggtcaaaagaaatgaaccaagtttgatatcttaatgcgatgaagtcgcaaaatattcagtatatatacatatatacttttcaaaatattggaagtcctcttccatgcataatatacacaaagtcccagtgtataactgtataaaaaatatcgttgcaaggtgatctcatatatctaaccttgtctcaacgtttttttctgaaaatctttgtcattcataagacaattattaattagatataagtttaaaagatgaggttaccaaataccccaatatacttatatctttcccaatactacttgaactaccaccgttcaagttataatcagtttaaaaagttcatcacatagatgagactacaagacaagatttgaatagattcaatctttgaaatattattgaatgaaaaagttatgagatactttatttagttccgatatatatatatccacatatatatatctctaaaacatttcctggaacctatgttatgtaaagtatgaacagagttgcaatatccaatgaatttggaaggaaaagaaaacctttggcataaaccagatatcttgctgatcaggcaaagatacccataagtaaccttttctactagtagatggacgaattccccactggtcatcagcctggacgcattaggacctatgctggactgccactcagccacttatgcatttgatggactcacactgagccacttacactatcatggacgcgcactgagcccatgttgcttatgccgactcaatagatggacttacttcccgaacgttgggtaagtaatcaattcatttaccaaaactgcaaccttgttgcgaatataaaatacaccacagagccggattccccagttttgaacgagtatttaaatcccctttaaaggaagatcttaaatataaaaatgagttttgcgatccgctctaacttttaaaaatcattttgaagactcgaaaacactttaaagagtgtttggagtaaagctgatttaatgaagtaaatcagtccccagaatatttagaaaatgactgaatattattatttaaataatattcccataaagaataatcttttataaaaataattgaagtagaagttttaaaacttatacttgaaacgagtattaaataatcaaagatatacttatatgaaagtattatctttatttgaataatcgaaaataagtttgattattgacaccttattctttaataaaataaagaatatatttcagcaaataatcggagtcatagatcctcaaatgaatattcaaataatattcattaaataatataaactgagtcataagccttcgaatgaatattcaaataatattcaataaataatataaaagagtcataagccctcgaatgaatattcaaataatattcagataaataaataaaaggagtcatacgccttcgaataatattcaaaataatattcattaataaagtaaaaggagtcataagtcctcgaatgaatattcaaaataatattcaataataaaataaagttaaagttatcgaataaaccttattcgattaatagttttaaaaactatatccatatatatatataaataaatatatatatatataatatactcgggaacatcgactcccggtttagaaatatgttcacct is a genomic window containing:
- the LOC141711078 gene encoding SH3 domain-containing protein 2-like isoform X1, which produces MEAIRKQASKLREQVAKQQQAVLKQFASGMGDSDSIVPSEVELQQHQKLEKLYISTRAGKHLQRDIIRGVEGYIVTGSKQLEIDNKLTESSRKYGAENTCTSSCTLSRAALNYSKARGQIEKERAELLKVLGTQVAEPLRAMVTGAPLENARHLAQRYDKLRQETEAQAIEVSRRHAKSRESDGNPESALKLEAAEAKLQELKSNMVILGKDAAAAMSDVECQQQKLTLQRIITMVEAERSYHKKVSSILDQLEIEILSERKRVDDNRRAAANSRPSPSYDGLSAVFSHQTDPPSADSMEYFFGEVIHPYRAESDVELTLSYGDYVVVRKVSNNGWAEGECQGKAGWFPFSCIERREQVLASKVAVVF
- the LOC141711078 gene encoding SH3 domain-containing protein 2-like isoform X2, with the translated sequence MEAIRKQASKLREQVAKQQQAVLKQFASGMGDSDSIVPSEVELQQHQKLEKLYISTRAGKHLQRDIIRGVEGYIVTGSKQLEIESSRKYGAENTCTSSCTLSRAALNYSKARGQIEKERAELLKVLGTQVAEPLRAMVTGAPLENARHLAQRYDKLRQETEAQAIEVSRRHAKSRESDGNPESALKLEAAEAKLQELKSNMVILGKDAAAAMSDVECQQQKLTLQRIITMVEAERSYHKKVSSILDQLEIEILSERKRVDDNRRAAANSRPSPSYDGLSAVFSHQTDPPSADSMEYFFGEVIHPYRAESDVELTLSYGDYVVVRKVSNNGWAEGECQGKAGWFPFSCIERREQVLASKVAVVF